The genome window GATGCCGCCGCCGGGCTGGATGCGCTGGGCGAGCGGAATCGCGAAGGCGGCGGTCTTGCCGGAGCCGGTCTCGGCGAGGCCGAGGACGTCGCGTCCAGCGATCGCAGCTTCGATGACGGCGGCCTGGATCGGCGTCGGATGAGTCCAGCCGAGCTCACTGACGGCGAGCCGCAGCTCGGCCGTCATACCCAGATCGTCGAAGGAGCGGGAGGTCTCGGGAACGGGATGTTGCGGAAGGAGGGCTTCTTGCATTCGGCCCCATTCTATTCTGGATCGGGAAAGAGCTCCTTTTGGGGGGTCCCCGACCCCTCGTCGAGGAAGTTCGACAGGCCGACTCCCGCCAGGCGAAAGCGGGTGGACTCGCCCTCCGTGAAGAGATCCAGCAGGCCTACGGCGATCCCCGCCAGTTCCTGGGCGGCGGCCGGCGGCGTGGCGAGCGTGCGGCGGCGGCTCACCGAACGGAAGTCTCCCGTCTTGAGCTTCACCGTGACGGTGCGCCCTTCGCGACCGCGCCGGCGGGCGGCCTCGTAGACCTGGCCTGCCAGGCGCTCGAGGGTCGAGGGCAGCGCCGCGATCGGCAGGTCGTTCGCGAACGTCGTCTCCGAGGAGATTGACTTGACCGGCCGTTCGGAGACCACCGGGTGGTCGTCGATCCCCCGGCTGAGCTCGTGCAGCCGGCGCCCGAACTTCCCGAACCGCATCTCGAGCTCGATCAGCGAGCGCGCCCGGAGGTCCCCGACCGTTGCCACGCCCAGCGCGGTGAGAGCGGCGCCGGTGGTCTTGCCGACACCGGGGAGCTTGCCGACCGGCAAAGGAGCGAGGAACGCCTCGACCTCCTGCGGCCGGATGACGAACAGGCCGTCGGGCTTCTTCCAGTCGGAGGCGATCTTGGCGAGGAACTTGTTCGGCGCGACGCCGGCCGAGGCGGTGAGCTCGGTCTCTTCGCGGATCTCACGCCGGATGACGCGCGCTGTTTCGGTCGCGGTCGCGAGGCCGGTGAGCTCTTCGGTGACATCGAGGTAGGCCTCGTCGAGCGACAGCGGCTCGACGAGCGCGGTGTGGCGGAGGAAGATCGCCCGCACCCGCCGCGAAGCCTCCTTGTAGCGCGTGAAGTCGGGCGGCACGAAGATCGCCTGCGGACACTGTCGCTGCGCGGTGACCGCCGCCATCGCCGAGCGGATCCCGAACCGCCGCGCCTCGTACGAAGCCGCGCAGACGACCGACCGCGGCCCCGTCCAGGCGACCACGACCGGCTTGCCCTTGAGCTCCGGCCGGTCCCGCTGCTCGACCGAAGCGTAGAAGGCGTCCATGTCCACGTGGACGATCTTCCTCATGAAGCGCAAATCTAGCGTAAAACCGCTCCGGGGACACAATAAAGGGACACGATGAGCAACCTGTCCTTTTATCGTGTCCCTTTAGCTTGTCCCTTTATCGTGGGCGCGCTCGGGGTCCTGTCCGGTCCGTCTCCCATGGGTGCTCGCTGAAGAAGCGCTGCGCGCCCATGGGAGCCCTCGGCCCGGCCACCCCTCGTCGGTAGAGTTGAGGAATAGGCTCTTCGTTCCGCAAAGGGCGCTCTGGCGCTCGGGATCCAAAGTGGGCGACCACGCCTCAAATAGGAGCCCGCTTTGGATCCCGAGTGCCGGAGCGCCCGAACACCGAACGGCGAAACCGCTACTCCCGCTGCGGCTTGACCATCACCGTGGTGTAGCGCTCCAAGGTGACCTCGCCGGGGGGCTGGCCGCGGCGTTTCGAGACATCGGCGCCGCGGGCCATGTGGACGGCGACGCGGCCGGCGTTCCTGGCTTTGGAGTAGCCGGCGGCGAGCGCTGCGGCGTAGAGCTCGGTGGGTTTGGGGAGGCGTTCGAGATGCTCGGGGTTCCTCACCAGGACGTGCGAGCCCGAGTCGCCG of Thermoanaerobaculia bacterium contains these proteins:
- the dinB gene encoding DNA polymerase IV, whose amino-acid sequence is MRKIVHVDMDAFYASVEQRDRPELKGKPVVVAWTGPRSVVCAASYEARRFGIRSAMAAVTAQRQCPQAIFVPPDFTRYKEASRRVRAIFLRHTALVEPLSLDEAYLDVTEELTGLATATETARVIRREIREETELTASAGVAPNKFLAKIASDWKKPDGLFVIRPQEVEAFLAPLPVGKLPGVGKTTGAALTALGVATVGDLRARSLIELEMRFGKFGRRLHELSRGIDDHPVVSERPVKSISSETTFANDLPIAALPSTLERLAGQVYEAARRRGREGRTVTVKLKTGDFRSVSRRRTLATPPAAAQELAGIAVGLLDLFTEGESTRFRLAGVGLSNFLDEGSGTPQKELFPDPE
- a CDS encoding DUF814 domain-containing protein, whose translation is MAAERPGPPPPSDPEQGIWHGRRIARRFVSPDGLTVLVGKTAAENDLLSTKLTQPLDFWFHLAGDSGSHVLVRNPEHLERLPKPTELYAAALAAGYSKARNAGRVAVHMARGADVSKRRGQPPGEVTLERYTTVMVKPQRE